In a single window of the Canis lupus dingo isolate Sandy chromosome 18, ASM325472v2, whole genome shotgun sequence genome:
- the LOC112663725 gene encoding olfactory receptor 5A2-like — MVAGKNNTIVMKFSLLGFSHHPQMKLFLFELLLGIYLLTLAWNLSFIVLIRMDCHLHTPMYFFLSNLSFLDICYVSSTTPKMLSDIITGQKTISFVGCATQYFVFCGMGLTECFLLAAMAYDRYAAICNPLLYTALISHTLCLKMVVGAYAGGFLSFFIETYSVYKHDFCGPNMIAHFFCDLPPVLVLSCSDIFTSQVVNFIVGVVVGMVSVLVILISYGYIVAAVLKTSSAKGRTKAFSTCASHLTSVTLFYGSGLFMYMRPSSSYSLNRDKVVSIFYALVIPMVNPIIYSFRNKKIKNAMKKAMQKDHVLSHGPLFF; from the coding sequence ATGGTTGCAGGAAAGAACAACACAATTGTGATGAAATTCAGCCTCCTGGGATTTTCACATCATCCTCAAATGAAGCTTTTCCTTTTCGAGTTGCTTCTGGGGATTTATCTCTTGACACTAGCCTGGAACCTGAGTTTCATTGTCCTCATCAGGATGGACTGCCACCTGCACacgcccatgtacttcttcctcagtAACCTATCCTTCCTAGATATCTGCTATGTGTCCTCCACAACTCCCAAGATGCTCTCTGACATCATCACAGGGCAGAAAACCATTTCCTTTGTTGGCTGTGCCACTCAGTACTTTGTGTTCTGTGGAATGGGGCTGACTGAATGCTTTCTTTTGGCAGCCATGGCATATGACCGCTATGCTGCAATCTGCAACCCATTGCTCTACACAGCCCTCATTTCCCACACCCTTTGTTTAAAGATGGTGGTTGGTGCCTATGCAGGTGGATTCCTCAGTTTTTTTATTGAAACATACTCTGTCTACAAGCATGATTTCTGTGGGCCCAACATGATTGCCCACTTCTTCTGTGACCTTCCTCCCGTTCTGGTTCTATCATGCTCTGATATCTTTACCAGCCAGGTGGTGAACTTCATTGTGGGTGTTGTTGTTGGAATGGTATCTGTCCTTGTGATCCTCATCTCTTATGGTTATATTGTTGCTGCTGTCTTAAAGACCAGCTCAGCTAAAGGTAGGACCAAAGCCTTCAGCACCTGTGCCTCTCACCTGACTTCTGTGACTCTTTTCTATGGTTCTGGTCTCTTTATGTACATGCGACCTAGTTCTAGCTACTCCCTAAACCGGGACAAGGTGGTGTCCATATTCTATGCTCTGGTGATCCCTATGGTGAATCCTATCATCTACAGTTTTAGGAATAAGAAGATTAAAAATGCCATGAAGAAAGCTATGCAGAAGGATCACGTGCTTTCTCACGGGCCTTTGTTTTTCTGA